A genomic window from Hyla sarda isolate aHylSar1 chromosome 10, aHylSar1.hap1, whole genome shotgun sequence includes:
- the INTS11 gene encoding integrator complex subunit 11: protein MPEIKVTPLGAGQDVGRSCILVSIGGKNVMLDCGMHMGYNDDRRFPDFSYITQNGRLTEFLDCVIISHFHLDHCGALPYMSEMVGFDGPIYMTHPTKAICPLLLEDYRKITVDKKGETNFFTSQMIKDCMKKVVAVNLHQTVQVDDELEIKAYYAGHVLGAAMFLIKVGSESVVYTGDYNMTPDRHLGAAWIDKCRPDMLITESTYATTIRDSKRCRERDFLKKVHESVERGGKVLIPVFALGRAQELCILLETFWERMNLKAPIYFSTGLTEKANHYYKLFITWTNQKIRKTFVQRNMFEFKHIKAFDRAFADNPGPMVVFATPGMLHAGQSLQIFRKWAGNEKNMVIMPGYCVQGTVGHKILSGQRKLEMEGRQTLEVKMQVEYMSFSAHADAKGIMQLIRQAEPRNVLLVHGEAKKMEFLKQKIEQEFHIQCYMPFNGETATIVTNPNIPVDISLGLLKKESALSLVPDAKKPRLMHGTLIMKDNSLRLVSPEQALKEIGLGEHQLRFTCRVHIQDPHKEQETVLRIFNHLKSILKDRSVQHMPDGSIMVESILLQVSTSSDDPGTKDLLISWTYQDEELGSFLTSLLKKGLPQGSG, encoded by the exons ATGCCAGAAATTAAAGTTACCCCACTCG GTGCCGGTCAGGATGTGGGGCGCAGCTGTATTTTGGTCTCTATTGGAGGGAAGAATGTGATGCTGGATTGTGGGATGCACATGGGATACAATGACGAT CGACGGTTCCCGGACTTCTCTTACATCACACAGAATGGACGTCTTACCGAGTTTTTGGATTGTGTTATCATCAG CCACTTTCACCTGGACCATTGCGGAGCGCTGCCGTACATGAGCGAGATGGTCGGGTTTGACGGGCCCATTTACATGACTCACCCCACTAAAGCCATCTGCCCCCTCCTGCTGGAAGATTACAGGAagatcactgtggacaagaaaggGGAAACCAACTTTTTCACCTCTCAGATGATTAAAGATTGCATGAAGAAAGTAGTGGCTGTGAACCTCCACCAAACTGTGCAG gttGATGATGAGCTAGAAATTAAGGCCTACTACGCAGGACATGTTTTGGGAGCAGCCATGTTTCTGATTAAAGTTGGCTCCGAATCTGTTGTATATACG GGAGATTACAATATGACTCCAGATCGGCATTTGGG AGCCGCATGGATTGATAAATGTCGCCCAGACATGCTCATTACTGAGTCCACCTATGCAACGACTATACGAGATTCTAAGCGATGCCGTGAGCGAGACTTCCTGAAGAAGGTCCATGAGAGTGTAGAAAGGGGTGGAAAG GTTCTCATTCCTGTATTCGCCCTGGGGAGAGCTCAGGAGCTCTGCATCCTTTTGGAAACATTCTG GGAGCGGATGAACCTGAAGGCCCCCATCTACTTCTCCACGGGTCTAACCGAGAAGGCGAACCACTACTACAAGCTCTTCATTACTTGGACGAACCAGAAGATCAGGAAGACCTTCGTACAGAGGAACATGTTTGAGTTTAAGCACATTAAGGCCTTCGACAGAGCTTTTGCAGATAACCCTGGTCCAATG GTGGTGTTTGCCACCCCAGGAATGTTACACGCTGGTCAGTCTTTGCAGATTTTCCGCAAGTGGGCTGGGAATGAAAAAAATATG GTCATCATGCCCGGTTACTGCGTGCAGGGCACAGTGGGGCACAAGATCTTAAGCGGCCAACGGAAATTGGAGATGGAGGGGAGACAGACG CTGGAAGTCAAAATGCAAGTGGAGTATATGTCCTTCAGCGCCCATGCCGATGCCAAGGGTATCATGCAGCTCATTCGCCAGGCAGAGCCCCGGAATGTACTGCTGGTCCATGGAGAAGCCAAAAAGATGGAGTTCCTCAAGCAGAAGATTGAGCAAGAGTTTC atatccagTGTTACATGCCTTTCAATGGCGAGACGGCCACCATTGTCACCAACCCTAACATACCAGTGGATATCTCGTTGGGGCTGCTGAAGAAGGAGAGCGCGCTCA GTCTTGTGCCAGATGCTAAGAAGCCCAGACTGATGCATGGAACCCTGATAATGAAAGACAAT AGTCTGCGTCTTGTGTCACCCGAGCAGGCCTTGAAGGAAATCGGTCTGGGTGAGCACCAGCTGAGGTTCACCTGTAGGGTGCACATTCAAGACCCCCACAAAGAACAGGAGACAGTGCTGCGTATATTCAACCACCTGAAGAG CATTCTGAAGGATCGCTCAGTACAGCACATGCCTGATGGCTCAATCATGGTAGAATCCATCCTCCTCCAGGTCTCCACCAGTTCTGATGACCCCGGTACTAAAGATCTTCTCATATCTTGGACATATCAG GATGAAGAGTTGGGGAGTTTCCTGACATCCCTGCTCAAAAAGGGTTTGCCACAAGGGTCCGGCTAG